Proteins from one Pithys albifrons albifrons isolate INPA30051 chromosome 2, PitAlb_v1, whole genome shotgun sequence genomic window:
- the PRR18 gene encoding LOW QUALITY PROTEIN: proline-rich protein 18 (The sequence of the model RefSeq protein was modified relative to this genomic sequence to represent the inferred CDS: inserted 1 base in 1 codon), with amino-acid sequence MSLAIPFLTLSSGVDWEKATKRHSQRAGGVRPRGPASPRKPPAPARIPTPCRGRVFPGRAKGGKGAGLSRGKSRGCXHRARSHPSPAAGAHRAPVAMGLQPRRAVGPCPPAGRGAALPGARPAAPWASSDEPEGTPGRPAVLPPLLPAPAASSTAARAQPKKPPAAASAPKKAAPRPAEEKAARKARGAPPERAGPLSSSWPCSSLQRPPPRRPPAEQAARPPPAPPQPRGRPGAPGPGSRSCESLGGAAGEAAGRFSLSLPPEAIRVLQRRSLERQRGHITPAPGARASLARRGGGDLRALLKVSLLNDQHRYDDEEYEEEEEAAAAADEGLVRKCTEWLRGVESAVGRDHPDRLETLPHLGTL; translated from the exons ATGAGCCTCGCCATACCCTTCCTTACCTTGAGCTCTGGTGTGGACTGGGAAAAGGCGACGAAGCGGCACTCGCAACGAGCCGGCGGGGTTCGTCCGAGAGGGCCGGCCAGTCCCCGCAAGCCTCCCGCCCCTGCCCGCATACCCACCCCGTGCCGGGGAAGGGTGTTCCCGGGGCGGGCGAAGGGCGGGAAGGGGGCCGGGTTATCGAGAGGGAAAAGCCGCGGCT AGCACAGAGCGCGCTCCCATCCATCGCCGGCGGCTGGGGCTCATCGTGCGCCTGTCGCCATGGGGCTGCAGCCCCGGCGCGCCGTGGGGCCCTGCCCGCCCGCGGGGAGAGGCGCCGCCCTGCCCGGAGCGCGCCCCGCCGCGCCCTGGGCCAGCAGCGACGAGCCGGAGGGAACTCCCGGCCGCCCCGCCGTCCTGCCGCCCCTCCTGCCGGCCCCCGCTGCTTCCTCCACTGCCGCCCGGGCGCAGCCCAAGAAGCCGCCGGCGGCCGCCTCGGCTCCCAAGAAGGCAGCGCCTCGGCCCGCGGAGGAGAAGGCGGCGCGGAAGGCGCGGGGGGCGCCCCCCGAGCGGGCGGgccccctctccagctcctggccctgctcgTCCCTGCAGCGGCCGCCGCCGCGGAGGCCGCCGGCAGAGCAGGCAGCGcggcccccgcccgccccgccacAGCCACGGGGGCGCCCGGGGGCGCCGGGACCGGGCAGCCGCTCCTGCGAGAGCCtcggcggcgcggcgggggaggcggcggggcGCTTCTCGCTCAGCCTGCCCCCGGAGGCCATCCGGGTGCTGCAGCGCCGCAGCCTGGAGCGGCAGCGGGGACACATCACCCCCGCGCCCGGCGCCAGAGCCTCCCTGgcccggcgcggcggcggcgacCTGCGCGCCCTGCTGAAGGTTTCGCTGCTCAACGACCAGCACCGCTACGACGACGAGGAGtacgaggaggaggaggaggcggcggccgCAGCGGACGAGGGACTGGTGCGGAAATGCACCGAGTGGCTGCGCGGCGTGGAGAGCGCGGTCGGCCGCGACCACCCCGACCGACTGGAGACGCTGCCGCACCTGGGCACgctctga